In a genomic window of Chryseobacterium sp. G0162:
- a CDS encoding serine hydrolase — translation MTKTASLGLLFFTLVFNSIQAQLPKTDSLYKIIMSKDSLLFSVGYNTCNTGQMESLLSDGFEFYHDKGGFEDRKVFITHFKNGLCKSPETYQVKRVLVEKSNEIYPMYKDGKIYAAIQNADHLFYERVGSQPEKLVGEARFTHLWVLENNEWKLKNSLSFNHHPKPITDSEMMFDNDQSMANWLKENRIPALGLGIINEGKLQEVKVFGQLKKGVPAPRNAYFNVASLTKPVTAMVALCLAGSGLWNLDEPLDAYWIDPDVINDPRHNKLTTRMILSHQSGFPNWRWMNNDKKLSFQFDPGTQYQYSGEGFEYLRKALEKKFGKPLEQLAKELIFQPLKMKDTNYIWDQNTDESRFVTGYNEKGETYPIEKIKKANAADDLHTTIEDYGNFMVSIMKGKNLKPEIFRDMIRKQVKIKENKYFGLGLEIYDLGGGEYALSHGGADQGTRCIAIVLPDSGKGIIIFTNIDDGYKVYEKLVVHYLGEQGRKIVDIETK, via the coding sequence ATGACAAAGACAGCTTCATTGGGTCTTCTTTTTTTTACTTTGGTTTTTAATAGTATTCAAGCCCAATTACCAAAAACAGATTCTCTTTATAAAATTATTATGTCAAAAGACAGTCTGCTTTTTTCCGTAGGTTATAATACCTGCAACACGGGGCAGATGGAAAGTCTGTTGAGTGACGGGTTTGAATTCTATCACGATAAAGGCGGATTTGAAGACAGGAAGGTATTTATAACCCATTTTAAAAACGGATTATGTAAATCTCCCGAAACCTATCAGGTGAAGAGAGTCCTGGTTGAGAAAAGCAATGAGATTTATCCTATGTATAAAGATGGAAAAATATATGCAGCCATTCAGAATGCAGACCATCTGTTTTATGAAAGGGTGGGAAGTCAGCCTGAGAAACTGGTAGGAGAAGCCAGATTTACTCATCTTTGGGTGCTGGAAAATAATGAGTGGAAACTTAAGAATTCATTAAGCTTCAATCATCATCCAAAACCAATCACCGATAGTGAAATGATGTTTGATAATGACCAGTCTATGGCCAACTGGCTGAAAGAAAATAGAATCCCTGCCCTTGGATTGGGAATTATTAATGAAGGAAAACTTCAGGAGGTAAAAGTTTTCGGCCAGCTTAAAAAAGGAGTTCCCGCTCCCCGTAATGCCTATTTTAATGTAGCATCTCTCACCAAGCCGGTTACCGCAATGGTAGCTTTATGCCTGGCCGGTTCAGGACTTTGGAATCTGGACGAACCTCTGGATGCTTATTGGATAGATCCGGATGTTATCAATGATCCTAGACATAATAAGCTTACAACCAGGATGATTCTGAGCCATCAGAGCGGTTTTCCAAACTGGAGATGGATGAATAATGATAAGAAGCTAAGTTTTCAGTTTGATCCCGGTACCCAATATCAATATTCCGGGGAAGGTTTTGAATACCTTCGGAAAGCTCTCGAAAAGAAGTTTGGAAAGCCGTTGGAACAACTTGCAAAAGAACTGATCTTTCAGCCTCTTAAAATGAAAGATACCAATTATATTTGGGACCAAAATACAGATGAGTCAAGATTTGTGACAGGATACAATGAAAAAGGAGAGACATACCCAATAGAAAAAATTAAAAAGGCTAATGCTGCCGATGATCTGCATACAACGATAGAAGACTATGGAAACTTTATGGTCAGCATCATGAAGGGAAAAAATCTGAAACCTGAAATATTTAGAGATATGATAAGAAAACAGGTGAAGATTAAAGAAAATAAGTATTTTGGGCTAGGTCTTGAAATCTATGATCTGGGTGGTGGCGAATATGCGTTATCCCACGGTGGTGCTGATCAGGGCACAAGATGTATTGCCATTGTACTTCCTGATTCTGGGAAAGGAATTATCATTTTTACCAATATTGATGATGGTTATAAAGTTTATGAAAAACTGGTTGTTCATTATCTGGGAGAACAGGGAAGAAAAATTGTTGATATAGAAACCAAATAA
- a CDS encoding peptidase domain-containing ABC transporter has translation MKFIPQHDQMDCGPACLSMIASHYGRDISLQYIRDRSYLTREGVSLLGLQEAATEIGFETMGVQLQVEDLEALPLPCIIHWNQNHFVVLQGIKKRIFSKKKRYKIVDPGHGFISFNEDKFKKSWVDDAESGIALLLEPEEKFYKNTNQNTQDPISYKELVSYLMPYKKQLVLLFFLLILGASTTLIFPILTQKLIDNGVNKKNINLIGIILLAQLAFFSGNIIFEIIRNWITLKIGTKISIQIISDFLKRLLRLPIKFFDTRLLGDFSQRIQDHERIEQFLTSQSILTLFSLITFSVFFGVLCYYDYRIMLVYIVLTSISVVWSLFWLKKREIIDYFKFHQRGENQETIYEIINGVSEMKLNNYEELKRKEWENIQQKLFKTNLRILKINQIQLSGFEILNQSKNILVTFLAAYFVVIDSMSLGTLLSISYIIGQMNSPVNQLVNFFRSLQEAKLSLTRLNEVQNHPQEEQIGLEDLRIHHSVFTENGTPYGIRFDKVSFQYEGPKSPFVLKDIDLFIPQGKITAIVGASGSGKTTLMKLLLKFYDPTAGKIYYNDQNVHDLSPKSIRENSGTVMQDGFIFSDTIERNIATGDEVIDDNRMQHAINVANIKSFIDELPLGLRTKIGAAGNGISGGQKQRILIARAVYKNPHYIFFDEATSALDADNERIIHNNLQSFFMGKTVVIIAHRLSTVKNADQIIVLKNGHIVEHGNHRQLVDTKKEYYNLVKNQLELGN, from the coding sequence ATGAAATTCATTCCTCAACATGATCAGATGGATTGCGGACCGGCTTGTCTTTCCATGATTGCCTCTCATTACGGACGAGATATAAGCCTCCAATATATACGGGACAGATCTTATCTTACCCGTGAAGGAGTTTCGTTGCTTGGTTTGCAGGAAGCGGCTACAGAAATAGGATTTGAAACCATGGGCGTTCAGTTACAGGTTGAAGATTTGGAAGCCCTTCCACTCCCTTGTATCATCCATTGGAATCAAAATCATTTTGTTGTTTTACAAGGGATAAAAAAAAGGATATTCAGTAAGAAAAAAAGGTACAAAATTGTTGATCCCGGTCATGGGTTCATCTCTTTTAATGAAGATAAATTTAAAAAAAGTTGGGTAGATGATGCAGAATCCGGCATCGCATTACTTCTGGAACCTGAGGAGAAGTTTTATAAAAACACCAATCAGAATACCCAGGACCCTATTTCCTATAAAGAATTGGTTTCTTACCTCATGCCTTATAAAAAGCAATTGGTTTTACTATTCTTTTTACTGATATTGGGAGCTTCAACAACACTTATTTTCCCTATTCTTACTCAAAAACTTATAGATAATGGAGTCAATAAAAAGAATATCAACCTGATTGGGATCATCCTGTTGGCCCAATTAGCTTTTTTTTCAGGAAACATCATATTCGAAATTATCAGAAACTGGATTACGCTGAAGATTGGAACCAAAATCAGCATCCAAATTATATCAGATTTCCTCAAAAGGCTTTTACGTCTTCCAATAAAATTTTTTGACACCCGTCTCTTAGGAGATTTTAGTCAGCGTATTCAGGATCATGAAAGAATAGAACAGTTCTTAACATCGCAAAGTATTCTGACCTTATTTTCTTTAATCACGTTTTCTGTCTTCTTCGGAGTCTTATGTTACTACGATTACAGAATTATGCTCGTGTATATTGTTTTAACCTCTATTTCTGTAGTGTGGTCACTTTTCTGGCTGAAAAAGAGAGAGATTATAGATTATTTTAAATTTCATCAGCGTGGAGAAAATCAAGAAACCATTTATGAAATCATCAATGGTGTTTCTGAAATGAAATTAAATAATTATGAAGAACTGAAAAGAAAAGAATGGGAAAATATACAACAGAAACTCTTTAAAACGAATTTGAGAATCCTGAAAATCAATCAAATTCAGCTGTCTGGTTTTGAAATTCTTAACCAGTCTAAAAATATTCTTGTTACGTTTCTTGCAGCCTATTTTGTGGTGATTGATTCGATGTCTTTGGGAACCTTATTAAGTATCTCTTACATTATAGGACAGATGAATAGCCCTGTTAATCAGTTAGTCAATTTTTTCCGCTCTTTACAGGAAGCTAAACTGAGTCTTACCAGGCTTAATGAAGTTCAGAACCATCCTCAGGAAGAGCAGATTGGACTAGAGGACTTGCGTATTCATCATTCTGTTTTTACAGAAAACGGAACTCCATACGGAATTCGTTTTGATAAGGTATCCTTTCAGTATGAAGGCCCCAAATCACCATTTGTACTAAAAGATATTGATCTCTTTATTCCTCAGGGTAAAATAACGGCTATCGTAGGTGCAAGTGGCAGTGGCAAAACAACACTGATGAAACTTCTCTTAAAATTCTATGATCCTACAGCTGGAAAAATATATTACAATGATCAAAACGTACACGACCTATCTCCTAAAAGCATAAGGGAAAACAGCGGAACCGTAATGCAGGACGGATTCATTTTTTCTGACACCATCGAACGTAATATTGCTACCGGAGATGAAGTTATTGATGATAACCGAATGCAGCATGCTATTAATGTAGCAAATATCAAAAGCTTTATAGATGAACTTCCCCTAGGTCTCCGTACAAAGATTGGTGCTGCCGGTAATGGAATATCCGGGGGACAGAAGCAGCGTATTTTAATTGCAAGAGCTGTATACAAAAATCCACATTATATCTTTTTTGATGAAGCTACATCAGCTCTGGATGCTGATAATGAAAGAATTATTCACAACAACCTTCAATCATTTTTTATGGGAAAAACGGTAGTTATTATTGCTCACCGCCTGTCTACCGTTAAAAATGCAGACCAGATCATTGTTCTTAAAAACGGTCATATTGTGGAGCATGGAAATCACAGACAATTGGTAGATACAAAAAAGGAATACTACAATCTGGTTAAAAATCAATTGGAATTGGGAAATTAA
- a CDS encoding lanthionine synthetase LanC family protein yields MQKLEIQNIINNIITQIDQNISIFSDASIEYGKMGAALLYYYGYKHFDNKEFLDKGELMIEESIQLISKISNDDEYIPKYKGDSVAQTLASFGKGLMFIQNHFDLDYDFSEYYEYLNDTLHETVKQDLARKDYDYFSGSLASGYYFLNRYIHDKDPYAQKVLNEIAASIIKNAVILNQEEVYWPSPSYNNQVYLGLSHGSAMILNFLTKIYEHGILEAEEQRFKEIIYKAVYFLMKQKRNQTNGFFPYRYPNAETVNETQLSMCYGDLGILYALYNAVKRFQLQEFEDEIVQMLHESSQRKLKNSHTQDSSILYGCSGLYYMFADLCNRTSEKIYGESSQYWYDQIISYWNSDKETLAGFQFDYEDDQQIHPSAKYSFFWGIAGIGITLMQGSQKKLPFPHELLLTGI; encoded by the coding sequence ATGCAGAAGCTTGAAATTCAAAATATTATCAATAACATTATAACGCAGATTGATCAAAACATCTCTATTTTTTCAGATGCTTCGATAGAATATGGAAAAATGGGAGCTGCATTATTGTATTATTACGGTTACAAACATTTTGATAATAAAGAATTTCTGGATAAAGGAGAACTGATGATTGAGGAATCTATTCAACTTATTTCTAAAATTTCTAATGATGATGAATATATTCCCAAATACAAGGGAGACTCTGTTGCTCAAACGCTGGCAAGTTTTGGCAAAGGGCTGATGTTTATTCAAAATCATTTTGATCTTGACTATGATTTTTCCGAATATTATGAATACCTCAATGATACGCTGCACGAAACGGTAAAGCAGGATCTGGCCAGGAAAGATTATGATTATTTCAGTGGAAGCCTTGCCAGTGGTTATTATTTTCTTAACCGATATATTCATGATAAAGATCCTTATGCCCAAAAGGTTTTAAATGAAATTGCAGCTTCTATCATTAAGAATGCGGTTATTCTTAATCAGGAAGAAGTGTATTGGCCTTCGCCAAGCTATAACAATCAGGTTTATCTGGGACTTTCCCATGGCTCAGCGATGATTCTCAATTTCCTGACTAAGATTTACGAACATGGAATTCTGGAAGCAGAAGAACAGAGATTCAAAGAAATCATCTATAAGGCTGTTTATTTTTTAATGAAGCAAAAAAGAAATCAAACCAACGGTTTTTTCCCTTATAGATACCCTAACGCTGAAACGGTAAATGAAACTCAGCTATCGATGTGCTATGGAGATCTTGGGATACTCTATGCATTATATAATGCTGTAAAAAGATTCCAACTGCAGGAATTTGAAGATGAGATTGTACAAATGTTACATGAAAGCTCACAACGAAAACTAAAAAACAGTCATACCCAGGATTCAAGTATTCTTTATGGCTGTTCCGGCCTTTATTATATGTTTGCTGATCTTTGCAACAGAACTTCCGAAAAAATCTATGGCGAATCATCCCAGTATTGGTATGACCAGATCATTTCGTACTGGAATTCCGATAAAGAAACACTGGCAGGTTTTCAATTTGATTATGAAGACGATCAGCAAATTCACCCCTCAGCAAAGTATTCTTTCTTTTGGGGAATCGCCGGAATTGGAATTACCTTGATGCAAGGCAGCCAGAAAAAGCTCCCTTTTCCTCACGAATTATTATTAACTGGAATCTAA
- a CDS encoding lantibiotic dehydratase, which translates to MKPNFLIPTNFFVVRISTLSFANMQHLNDAMMAKDIHAVKRYFGETIFLNAVYLASRTFYYTALDWLNDEKTAFDPSDRILQSLYKYYSRMCTRCTPYGLFAGFNSGKTHQGETNILLKSNDYTLKVRTDVLFLRKLKDLIIAEDNEKIPYFLNNTLYTSGDNWRYISWSKRYDYEIAEVPINPILSSIIDQAQNGTTISEIKNLISKQISGIDDQEIIEYINSLIESKILVDKLPPYMTSLEDPLSELQKYLSQYGYKTDSLQSIAKIQNKTYDVFTSDRIVEEIENKAEEFADIIEENRQIVQIDSIIPLREQSINQKVISLLSKRTEELIPLVKSKPHHRLTNFTKRFIRKFESMEVPLVKALDPDFGVGYDYHISGNLEETPLLDELYFTFESPENHESVPPIVRLVLDKYIHCFSPENFTPIILTEQDVKAVGKKQDPPLYFGYNNHIFGSFICKSQQDVDSGNFKFLTVSPIPTPLANIILSRFAYHDPELAENLKTISEKDSEDCIYVELLHHREDRLGNVLQRPNFHTYELPYASESKNNDDSVILINDIYIRFENGRLKLRSKRLNKEIKPKYTNAYNYGENQLPVIKFLGDYQFSGIDLGFLWNWGFLEKNSFLPRVEYKEFILSEACWRIDMDKEMTAEKLKKLVINKCIPQFCTIKERDNVLVLDTTNETCLHILARNITKEDIFLYEYFEPLQLPDENGKAFASEFIFPFTVKEEKTSPANHFSHHTETKKRKYIPGDEWSFYKIYTSHKYADTIITEVLADYVEHFEQDDSEHPWFFLRFQDPEYHVRFRIKRKINEESLQYLNNRLSVLLENDMISSFEIDTYKQEIERYGAENIELSEKFFYYDSLAVMNFLKIEDLNEEIRWKTGVFSLNQLMNDFQVSLDDRIHLFEQLYQTFLPEHVDHSNPEYVQKFKKSIDKKYRDNRDYLEAVLRQHDYSEIEDFIQPFITRSENIRELTSLIKNTKSGSSYITLLQDYVHMNMNRIFLTKARMHEFVIYFFMFKTYNSIKHRKQNAEA; encoded by the coding sequence TTGAAACCAAACTTCCTTATTCCTACAAATTTTTTTGTGGTCAGAATTTCGACCCTTTCATTTGCCAACATGCAGCACCTGAATGATGCCATGATGGCAAAAGATATTCATGCGGTTAAAAGATATTTTGGGGAAACAATCTTCCTTAATGCCGTATATCTTGCTAGTAGAACTTTTTATTATACCGCTTTGGACTGGCTGAATGACGAGAAAACAGCATTTGATCCTTCAGACCGTATTCTTCAAAGTTTATACAAATATTATTCCAGAATGTGTACCCGATGTACACCTTATGGGCTATTTGCAGGTTTTAATTCAGGAAAAACACACCAAGGAGAAACAAATATTCTATTAAAAAGTAATGATTATACTTTAAAGGTACGAACCGATGTCCTTTTTCTCAGAAAATTAAAAGATCTTATCATTGCAGAGGATAACGAAAAAATCCCTTACTTTTTAAATAACACCCTTTATACCAGTGGGGATAACTGGAGATACATCAGCTGGAGTAAACGGTACGATTATGAAATAGCTGAAGTTCCCATCAATCCTATATTGAGTTCTATTATTGATCAGGCTCAAAACGGAACTACGATTTCCGAAATAAAAAATCTTATTTCAAAACAGATATCAGGTATTGATGACCAAGAAATTATAGAGTACATCAACTCCCTGATAGAAAGTAAAATATTAGTGGATAAACTTCCACCTTATATGACAAGTCTGGAAGATCCATTATCAGAACTCCAAAAATACCTTTCACAGTATGGGTATAAAACGGATTCATTGCAATCCATTGCAAAAATACAGAACAAAACATACGATGTCTTTACATCAGACCGTATCGTAGAAGAAATTGAAAACAAGGCTGAGGAATTTGCTGATATTATTGAAGAAAACAGGCAAATTGTTCAAATTGATTCTATTATCCCTCTAAGAGAACAATCCATAAACCAAAAGGTAATTTCTTTATTATCCAAAAGAACTGAAGAACTAATTCCGTTGGTTAAAAGTAAACCTCATCACAGGTTAACAAACTTCACCAAAAGGTTTATCAGGAAGTTCGAATCAATGGAGGTTCCATTGGTTAAAGCTCTTGACCCCGACTTTGGTGTAGGATATGATTATCACATCAGTGGCAATCTTGAAGAGACCCCATTACTGGATGAGCTTTATTTTACTTTTGAAAGTCCTGAGAACCATGAAAGCGTACCCCCTATTGTCAGATTGGTTCTTGATAAATATATTCACTGTTTTTCCCCTGAAAACTTCACGCCTATCATCCTAACAGAACAGGATGTAAAAGCAGTAGGCAAAAAACAGGATCCCCCTCTTTATTTTGGCTATAACAACCATATTTTTGGTTCATTTATATGCAAATCTCAGCAGGATGTTGATAGTGGAAATTTTAAATTCCTTACCGTCTCTCCTATTCCTACTCCATTGGCTAATATTATATTATCAAGATTTGCCTATCATGATCCGGAATTGGCAGAGAACTTAAAAACAATTTCGGAAAAAGATTCCGAAGACTGCATTTATGTAGAACTCCTTCATCATAGAGAAGATAGGCTGGGTAATGTTTTACAACGTCCCAACTTTCATACCTATGAACTTCCTTATGCTTCGGAGAGTAAAAATAATGATGACTCCGTTATATTGATTAATGATATTTATATCCGTTTTGAAAACGGAAGATTAAAACTAAGATCAAAAAGACTAAACAAGGAAATAAAACCTAAATATACTAATGCCTATAACTATGGCGAAAACCAGCTGCCGGTTATTAAATTTTTAGGCGATTATCAATTCAGTGGGATTGATTTAGGATTTCTTTGGAATTGGGGATTCCTTGAAAAAAACAGTTTCCTTCCACGAGTAGAATATAAAGAATTTATCCTGTCTGAAGCCTGCTGGCGAATTGATATGGACAAAGAGATGACCGCTGAAAAATTGAAAAAGCTTGTCATCAACAAATGTATTCCTCAGTTCTGCACCATCAAAGAGAGAGATAATGTCCTGGTTTTGGACACTACTAACGAAACCTGTCTCCACATTTTAGCCAGAAATATTACAAAGGAGGACATCTTCTTGTATGAGTATTTTGAACCTTTACAATTACCTGACGAAAATGGAAAAGCATTTGCTTCTGAATTTATCTTCCCTTTTACAGTAAAAGAAGAAAAAACTTCACCTGCCAATCATTTTTCCCATCACACTGAAACGAAGAAAAGAAAATATATACCGGGTGATGAGTGGAGTTTCTATAAGATCTACACCAGTCATAAATATGCAGATACCATCATCACAGAAGTTCTTGCAGACTATGTAGAACATTTTGAGCAGGATGACTCTGAACACCCTTGGTTTTTTCTAAGATTTCAAGATCCTGAATATCATGTCCGTTTCCGTATTAAGAGGAAGATCAATGAAGAAAGCCTTCAGTATCTGAATAATAGACTTTCTGTGCTTTTGGAAAATGACATGATCAGCTCTTTTGAAATTGACACCTACAAACAAGAAATCGAAAGATATGGTGCTGAAAATATAGAGCTTTCAGAGAAATTCTTTTATTATGACAGCTTAGCGGTAATGAACTTTCTTAAAATTGAAGATCTTAACGAAGAGATCAGATGGAAAACAGGTGTTTTTTCACTCAATCAGCTGATGAATGATTTCCAGGTTTCATTGGATGATAGAATTCATCTATTTGAACAGCTCTATCAAACCTTTCTTCCTGAGCATGTGGATCATTCCAATCCGGAATATGTACAAAAATTTAAAAAATCAATCGATAAAAAATACAGAGATAACAGAGATTACCTGGAGGCTGTTCTCCGTCAGCATGATTACAGTGAAATAGAAGACTTCATTCAACCATTTATAACAAGGTCAGAGAATATTAGAGAACTAACCTCTCTAATAAAAAATACAAAATCAGGATCTTCCTACATTACCTTATTGCAGGACTATGTTCATATGAATATGAACCGTATTTTTTTAACAAAAGCAAGAATGCATGAATTCGTTATTTACTTTTTCATGTTTAAAACCTACAATTCGATAAAACACAGAAAGCAAAATGCAGAAGCTTGA
- a CDS encoding class I lanthipeptide, with protein sequence MNNKFSQLQLNKKTIAKLNERQLSTVKGGNKVIAPVRDGDCTTTSVTNNCTTTSTTGATTNL encoded by the coding sequence ATGAACAACAAATTCAGCCAACTGCAATTAAACAAAAAAACAATTGCTAAACTAAACGAAAGACAACTAAGCACTGTAAAAGGAGGTAACAAAGTAATTGCACCAGTAAGAGATGGTGACTGTACTACTACTTCAGTGACTAACAATTGCACCACTACATCAACAACTGGAGCAACAACTAACTTATAA
- a CDS encoding outer membrane beta-barrel family protein has product MILSKFTTPLTVFTLLSSGVVFAQEFSVTGKITDSHKQSLQFVQIKLQKTDKTLVVNGLTDSDGNFSLKSEKGDYILITEYQGKKYFEKKISLQSNIDLGQLQIAEDQSIKIEAVNIKSSKKLIERKVDRLVYNVENSIASQGMTGLDALRNTPLIRLQNESISIVGKGNVVVMINDRLINLSQNELAGYLQSLRSDDISKIEVITTPPSKYEAQGNSGMINIILKKNPNLGWSGNASASYQKTSYYGFGSGLTLNYQSKKISSSLKLRQYNNSTRPKGTRSLIGSDNGIYTNEVRKDEVKILGFNYSLDYKINAKQNVGIIYDFNRQRSTMNADGASRYEQLGITDSTLSTVQKQVWKTPTHTLNAYYDLKLDTLGKKLSITANYLSNAPDKVNDFNTLNNFSAQETTIRNSSAMDYSIYSGQADLTLPYQWGNIETGVKYTSFDNKSNVEYYNLIGPDYIINPANSNRFHYKEHNYAAYVSYQKDFSEKWSAKAGLRYEYTQFNGTNPGVQGYVTEGKYGRLFPTAYVRYKPSDDHVFSLSYSKRIERPSFQTLNPFRWYTNPYMYFTGTPTLSPSYNDNVELTYTLKSKFSATLYTQYNKNGLSNIARLVDGIYTNVFENAYNENKVGLQLTYNDTFFNIWETSLSATGTYASTRPIIPEAEKIKLSSFSYTIYNTISLNKAKTWSLLVNFWHDLPYVYSNIKIKTQMNFSPGIKASFLDKRLNVSAVVSDVFRTLTSEGYSYNAGYRNEFYNYFDQRRLNLSVNYSFGNRKVKGAGKNIRFEEKSRAN; this is encoded by the coding sequence ATGATACTAAGTAAATTTACTACTCCTTTAACTGTATTTACACTTTTAAGTAGTGGAGTTGTATTTGCTCAGGAATTCTCTGTTACAGGTAAAATTACAGACTCTCATAAGCAGTCGCTTCAATTTGTTCAAATCAAGTTACAAAAGACTGATAAAACATTAGTAGTAAACGGATTAACTGATAGTGATGGTAATTTTTCTCTTAAAAGTGAAAAAGGTGATTATATTCTTATTACTGAATATCAAGGTAAAAAATATTTTGAAAAGAAAATTAGCCTCCAATCCAATATAGATTTAGGTCAGTTGCAAATTGCAGAAGATCAATCCATAAAAATTGAGGCCGTCAATATCAAATCGTCAAAAAAACTTATTGAACGAAAAGTGGATCGTTTAGTGTATAACGTAGAAAATTCTATTGCTTCTCAAGGGATGACAGGACTAGATGCTTTACGAAATACACCGCTCATCAGACTTCAGAATGAAAGTATTTCTATCGTAGGAAAAGGAAATGTAGTAGTGATGATCAATGACCGGTTGATTAATCTTTCACAGAATGAGTTAGCAGGTTATCTACAATCTCTGAGATCAGATGATATCTCTAAAATTGAAGTGATTACCACTCCACCTTCAAAATATGAAGCTCAGGGGAATAGCGGAATGATCAATATCATCTTGAAGAAAAATCCGAATCTGGGCTGGAGCGGAAATGCCAGTGCTTCTTATCAGAAAACCAGTTATTATGGGTTTGGATCAGGGTTGACATTAAATTATCAGTCAAAGAAAATCAGTTCATCTCTGAAGCTTCGCCAGTATAATAACTCAACAAGACCTAAAGGTACGAGAAGTCTTATAGGATCTGACAATGGGATCTATACTAATGAAGTAAGAAAAGATGAAGTAAAAATATTGGGCTTTAACTATAGCTTAGATTATAAGATTAATGCGAAACAAAATGTAGGAATCATTTACGATTTTAACAGGCAGCGTAGCACCATGAATGCGGATGGAGCCAGCAGGTATGAACAACTAGGGATTACTGACTCTACTTTAAGCACAGTACAAAAGCAAGTTTGGAAAACACCTACCCATACTTTAAATGCGTACTATGATCTTAAATTAGATACTTTAGGAAAAAAATTGAGCATAACAGCCAATTACCTCAGCAATGCACCTGATAAAGTAAATGATTTTAATACATTAAATAATTTTTCAGCACAGGAAACTACCATTCGGAATAGCAGCGCTATGGATTATAGCATTTATTCGGGACAGGCAGATCTTACCCTTCCTTACCAATGGGGAAATATTGAAACAGGGGTAAAATATACATCATTTGATAATAAATCCAATGTTGAATATTACAATCTTATAGGTCCGGATTATATTATAAATCCAGCGAATAGTAATCGTTTTCATTATAAAGAACATAATTATGCAGCTTATGTAAGCTATCAGAAAGATTTCAGTGAAAAATGGTCTGCAAAGGCAGGTTTAAGGTATGAGTATACTCAATTTAACGGGACCAATCCGGGAGTACAAGGGTATGTAACAGAAGGTAAATATGGAAGATTATTCCCTACCGCTTATGTACGATATAAACCAAGTGATGATCATGTATTTTCCCTTAGCTATTCCAAAAGAATAGAAAGGCCAAGTTTTCAAACGCTTAATCCCTTCAGATGGTATACCAATCCTTATATGTATTTTACCGGGACCCCTACCCTGTCTCCTTCATATAATGATAATGTTGAGCTAACCTATACGCTTAAAAGTAAGTTCAGTGCAACGCTATATACCCAGTATAATAAAAACGGATTATCAAATATAGCCCGCCTTGTAGATGGTATTTATACCAACGTTTTTGAAAATGCATATAATGAAAATAAAGTAGGTTTACAATTAACATATAATGATACTTTCTTTAATATATGGGAAACATCGCTAAGCGCAACCGGAACTTATGCGTCCACAAGACCGATCATCCCTGAAGCTGAAAAAATTAAATTGTCTTCATTTTCATATACCATATATAATACAATAAGCCTTAATAAAGCAAAGACCTGGTCCTTATTAGTGAATTTCTGGCATGATCTGCCTTATGTATATTCTAATATAAAGATCAAAACTCAGATGAATTTCTCTCCGGGAATTAAAGCATCATTTCTTGATAAAAGACTTAATGTCAGCGCAGTAGTAAGTGATGTGTTCAGAACATTAACAAGTGAGGGATATTCTTACAATGCAGGTTATCGCAATGAGTTTTACAACTACTTTGACCAAAGAAGACTTAACCTGAGTGTCAATTATTCTTTTGGAAATAGAAAAGTAAAAGGGGCCGGAAAAAATATAAGATTCGAAGAAAAATCAAGAGCTAACTAA